One Tomitella gaofuii DNA segment encodes these proteins:
- a CDS encoding bifunctional proline dehydrogenase/L-glutamate gamma-semialdehyde dehydrogenase has protein sequence MTHADETIGLARRWAEEAARVRPDPAAARLAAMVADPDGLRFAVHFIDEVIRPEDEATAAHAFAALARRPPAFLPGRLRAAARLGGLVAPGMPRLAVPLARRVLRAMVAHLVVDATDPRLGPAIARIRRRGFDLNLNLLGEEVLGAREADRRRAGIATLLARDDVDYVSVKVSAAVAPHAPWAFDEQVTAVVDRLTPLFLQAARSPARKFINLDMEEYRDLDLTIAVFTRLLDDPRLSGLEAGIALQAYLPDSRDALARMHAWAARRRSAGGAPVKVRLVKGANLPMETVEAELRGWPQAPWATKLQTDAHYKRLLDDALRPEQADAVRVGVAGHNLFDAAHAWLLAGERGVRGAVDIEMLLGMAPGQAEAVRRDVGRLLLYTPVVHPDEFDVAISYLVRRLDEGASPDNIMPSVGRLTEDAVFARERDRFLAALSASAGRVSRTRRTQDRAAGPAAEVPAWFANTPDTDPAIAANRRWMRGILERVPTSDLGVRGVAEHTVSDANALGALLAAAEDAGRAWGRRPAAARAALLRGAADGLEAARARLIEVMAAEAGKTPAEADPEVSEAVDFARYYADRCDELDATPGARFRPVPLTVVASPWNFPVAIPAGGALAALAAGSAVILTPAPQTPRCGEVVVESLWSAGIPRDVLRVAHVDEDTLGPLLVADPRVRRVILTGAYETAALLRSLRPDLPLLAETSGKNAIVVTPSADMDLAVRDVVHSAFSHAGAEVLGGVDRDPGRRGGAVATLPRAAGRRGPITAGGAS, from the coding sequence ATGACGCACGCGGACGAGACGATCGGACTGGCCCGGCGCTGGGCGGAGGAGGCCGCGCGCGTCCGCCCGGACCCCGCGGCCGCCCGGCTCGCCGCCATGGTGGCCGATCCCGACGGGCTGCGGTTCGCGGTGCACTTCATCGATGAGGTGATCCGTCCGGAGGACGAGGCCACTGCGGCGCACGCCTTCGCCGCGCTCGCGCGCCGCCCGCCCGCGTTCCTGCCCGGGCGGCTGCGCGCTGCTGCACGGCTCGGCGGCCTCGTCGCGCCGGGGATGCCGCGCCTGGCGGTGCCGCTGGCCCGGCGGGTGCTGCGCGCGATGGTGGCGCATCTCGTCGTCGACGCGACCGACCCGCGGCTGGGTCCGGCGATCGCGCGGATCCGCCGTCGCGGCTTCGACCTGAACCTCAACCTGCTCGGCGAGGAGGTGCTGGGCGCACGCGAGGCGGACCGGAGGCGGGCGGGCATCGCGACGCTGCTCGCCCGGGACGACGTCGACTACGTCTCGGTGAAGGTGTCCGCCGCCGTCGCGCCGCACGCGCCGTGGGCGTTCGACGAGCAGGTCACCGCCGTCGTCGACCGGCTGACGCCGCTGTTCCTGCAGGCGGCGCGGTCGCCGGCACGCAAGTTCATCAACCTCGACATGGAGGAGTACCGCGACCTGGACCTCACCATCGCGGTGTTCACCCGGTTGCTGGACGACCCGCGGCTGTCCGGCCTCGAGGCCGGGATCGCGCTGCAGGCCTACCTCCCGGACTCGCGGGACGCCCTGGCCCGCATGCACGCCTGGGCCGCGCGGCGGCGGTCGGCCGGCGGCGCGCCGGTGAAGGTGCGCCTGGTCAAGGGCGCGAACCTGCCGATGGAGACGGTCGAGGCCGAGCTGCGCGGGTGGCCGCAGGCGCCCTGGGCGACCAAGCTGCAGACCGACGCGCACTACAAGCGGCTGCTCGACGACGCGCTGCGGCCCGAACAGGCGGATGCGGTGCGCGTCGGCGTGGCCGGGCACAACCTGTTCGACGCCGCGCACGCCTGGCTGCTGGCGGGGGAGCGCGGCGTGCGCGGCGCAGTGGACATCGAAATGCTGCTGGGCATGGCACCCGGCCAGGCGGAAGCGGTGCGCCGGGATGTCGGGAGGTTGCTGCTGTACACGCCGGTGGTGCATCCGGACGAGTTCGACGTGGCCATTTCCTACCTGGTGCGCCGGCTGGACGAGGGGGCGAGCCCGGACAACATCATGCCGTCTGTCGGACGCCTGACGGAGGACGCCGTGTTCGCCCGCGAGCGCGACAGGTTCCTCGCCGCTCTGTCCGCGTCGGCCGGCCGCGTGTCCCGCACCCGGCGCACGCAGGACCGCGCGGCGGGCCCCGCGGCGGAGGTGCCGGCCTGGTTCGCCAACACGCCGGACACGGACCCGGCGATCGCAGCCAACCGGCGGTGGATGCGCGGGATCCTCGAACGCGTCCCGACGTCCGACCTCGGGGTGCGCGGCGTCGCCGAGCACACTGTGTCCGACGCGAATGCCCTCGGCGCGCTGCTCGCCGCGGCCGAGGACGCCGGCCGCGCGTGGGGTCGGCGTCCGGCGGCCGCACGCGCCGCGCTGCTCCGCGGAGCAGCCGACGGTCTCGAGGCCGCGCGCGCCCGGCTCATCGAGGTGATGGCGGCGGAGGCGGGAAAGACCCCGGCCGAGGCCGACCCGGAGGTGTCGGAGGCGGTCGACTTCGCGCGCTACTACGCCGACCGCTGCGATGAGCTCGACGCGACGCCGGGGGCACGGTTCCGCCCTGTGCCGTTGACGGTGGTGGCGTCGCCGTGGAACTTCCCCGTCGCGATCCCCGCCGGCGGCGCGCTGGCGGCCCTGGCGGCGGGGTCTGCGGTGATCCTCACGCCGGCCCCGCAGACGCCCCGCTGCGGGGAGGTGGTGGTCGAGTCGCTGTGGAGTGCGGGGATCCCGCGGGATGTGCTCCGGGTGGCGCACGTCGACGAGGACACGCTCGGGCCCCTGCTGGTGGCGGACCCGCGCGTGCGCCGGGTGATCCTCACCGGCGCCTACGAGACGGCGGCGCTGCTGCGGTCGCTGCGCCCGGATCTGCCGCTGCTGGCGGAGACGAGCGGCAAGAACGCCATCGTCGTCACGCCGTCGGCCGACATGGACCTGGCCGTGCGCGACGTCGTCCACTCGGCGTTCTCGCACGCCGGGGCAGAAGTGCTCGGCGGCGTCGATCGTGATCCTGGTCGGCGCGGCGGCGCGGTCGCGACGCTTCCGCGCGCAGCTGGTCGACGCGGTCCGATCACTGCGGGTGGGGCCTCCTGA
- a CDS encoding aldehyde dehydrogenase family protein: MILVGAAARSRRFRAQLVDAVRSLRVGPPEDPETQVGPLIAPADGALLDALTTMDAGETWLVRPRRLDDAGRLWSPGVKEGVRPGSAAHRVEFFGPVLAVMTAPTLDAALRMQNGVDYGLTAGLHSLDRGEIAQWLGGVQAGNLYINKGITGAIVRRQPFGGWKSSTVGPGCKTGGPNYLQALGDWERAPGTGRWLAAGGDVSRLACERNVLRYLPVPVHVRLAEGAPERDLDRVLEAARRAGAEVTVSAGRFETDAAWRDAVARDRPARIRLIGGDPQALARALGGDPAVAVHSRPVTGSDRLEMLPFLREQSVSMTAHRFGTLDGGTRGPGPPLPLV; the protein is encoded by the coding sequence GTGATCCTGGTCGGCGCGGCGGCGCGGTCGCGACGCTTCCGCGCGCAGCTGGTCGACGCGGTCCGATCACTGCGGGTGGGGCCTCCTGAGGATCCGGAGACGCAGGTGGGGCCGCTGATCGCCCCCGCGGACGGCGCACTGCTGGACGCCCTGACGACGATGGACGCCGGCGAGACGTGGCTGGTGCGTCCCCGCAGGCTCGACGACGCGGGCAGGTTGTGGAGTCCGGGCGTCAAGGAAGGCGTGCGGCCCGGGTCGGCGGCGCACCGCGTCGAGTTCTTCGGCCCGGTGCTCGCGGTGATGACGGCGCCCACGCTGGACGCGGCCCTGCGGATGCAGAACGGTGTCGACTACGGGCTCACGGCCGGCCTGCATTCGCTGGACCGCGGCGAGATCGCACAGTGGCTGGGCGGCGTGCAGGCGGGCAATCTCTACATCAACAAGGGCATCACCGGGGCGATCGTGCGGAGGCAGCCGTTCGGCGGATGGAAGAGCTCGACCGTCGGGCCGGGTTGCAAGACCGGCGGGCCGAACTATCTGCAGGCCCTGGGGGATTGGGAGCGCGCGCCCGGCACCGGCCGCTGGCTGGCGGCCGGCGGCGACGTCTCCCGCCTGGCCTGCGAGCGCAACGTGCTGCGCTATCTGCCCGTGCCGGTGCACGTGCGCCTGGCGGAAGGGGCGCCGGAACGTGATCTGGACCGGGTGCTGGAGGCGGCGCGCCGGGCCGGGGCCGAGGTGACGGTGTCGGCGGGCCGTTTCGAGACCGACGCCGCGTGGCGCGACGCGGTGGCGCGGGACCGCCCGGCGCGCATCCGGCTCATCGGCGGCGATCCGCAGGCGCTGGCGCGGGCCCTCGGCGGCGATCCGGCCGTCGCGGTGCACAGCCGCCCGGTCACCGGGTCGGACCGGCTGGAGATGCTGCCTTTCCTGCGGGAACAGTCGGTGAGCATGACCGCGCACCGCTTCGGCACCCTCGACGGGGGAACACGCGGGCCCGGCCCGCCGTTGCCACTGGTGTGA
- a CDS encoding DsbA family oxidoreductase yields the protein MTSAQTEHTSSGDDDRIVELEVWTDVACPWCYIGATRLAAALDGFDRRDRVRVTWRAYELAPDAEAGAGRREVDALVDSKGMTVEQVQHMFGQVSQVAASDGLQLDFDATIAANTFDAHRLVHLAGAGTAQGGRVLRALYRAHFTDGVAVDDVDALVAIAEEQGLDAGAVRAELADRDSAAAVEVREDELLAARFGITGVPFFIADRAYAVSGAQPVGVLTELLRTAFDGPEDD from the coding sequence GTGACCTCTGCGCAGACCGAACATACGAGCTCCGGCGACGACGACCGCATCGTCGAACTCGAAGTCTGGACCGACGTGGCCTGCCCGTGGTGCTACATCGGCGCCACCCGGCTGGCCGCGGCTCTCGACGGGTTCGACCGCCGCGACCGGGTACGCGTCACCTGGCGGGCCTACGAGCTGGCGCCCGACGCCGAGGCGGGGGCGGGACGGCGTGAGGTGGACGCGCTCGTCGACTCGAAGGGCATGACCGTCGAGCAGGTGCAGCACATGTTCGGTCAGGTCTCCCAGGTGGCGGCGAGCGACGGGCTGCAGCTGGACTTCGACGCGACCATCGCCGCCAACACTTTCGACGCGCACCGGCTGGTGCACCTGGCCGGGGCCGGCACCGCGCAGGGCGGGCGCGTGTTGCGGGCGTTGTACCGCGCGCATTTCACCGACGGGGTGGCCGTGGACGACGTGGACGCGCTCGTGGCGATCGCGGAGGAGCAGGGGCTCGACGCCGGCGCGGTGCGCGCCGAGCTCGCCGATCGGGATTCCGCAGCCGCCGTGGAGGTCCGGGAGGACGAGCTCCTCGCCGCGCGATTCGGCATCACCGGCGTGCCGTTCTTCATCGCAGACCGTGCGTACGCCGTGTCGGGGGCTCAGCCCGTCGGCGTGCTCACCGAGCTTTTGCGGACGGCGTTCGACGGGCCGGAGGACGACTGA